Proteins from a genomic interval of Rosa chinensis cultivar Old Blush chromosome 2, RchiOBHm-V2, whole genome shotgun sequence:
- the LOC112184959 gene encoding receptor-like protein 7, with the protein MTAQTDNADSDDNHEGDHLTVMGLGWFWKSWRDGVMDLEMQRMNVASVCFKGDRQVDYFELSMIVPEVGSVQTQKLCQDDERSALLQFKASFTIDKSVSQDPFAYPKVASWGRLEGDPQRSNCCSWDGVECNDVSGHVIGLDLASSYLHGSINSNSSLFQLVQLQRLDLSDNNFSFSQIPSRLGNDLTSLTYLNLSMSSFSGQIPSEISYLSKLSALDLTSDYMLALEKANFRSLIQNLTDIKQLHLSKVSILSSVPNTLVNMSSLTSLRLQACNLEGEFPVGIFHLPNLQVLDLAYNDNLTGYFPDYLNRSSPLKILNLQSTNFSGHLPASIGDLNALNLLNISSCHFYPHVPSSLSNLTQLNFLDLSSFYDYSYQPDLPTIHTFGGQVSNSWSWVGKLTNLNHLVLVDTNLRGDLPCSLANLTQLLELDLSQNHITGEIPCCLAHLTQLFKLDLGHNQITGQIPSCLMLLTQLTLLDVRFNNLQGAIPRSLLQLKSLEYIFLNSNNLSGYVQFDEFSKLKRLRGLRLSLNKLSVQIKTGFTAILPKLNLLELGSCNLTEFPEFLKFSSELMHLDLSDNNLHGQIPKWMWNSTSETLRYLNLSHNHLTGFEENSIMIPWHRLSSLQLDSNMLRGSLPIPGLSMAVYSVSNNEYEGEIPATFCNAGTLTILDLSNNNLNGMIPQCFENFGALQILKLRNNSFHGDIPQICSNRCTELAAIDLSYNQLQGKLPRSIANCPQLMFLNLGNNQISDTFPSWLGVLQQLKILILRSNIFHGIIGKPASSHEFPKLSIIDLSSNDFSGLLPSNYLENWNAMKFVDENEQIYVQSAVIFGMYPDTFHYDYPITVFSKGIQLKYFKTPYLLRLIDLSSNKFEGEIPGIIGNLTGLHLLNLCNNTLTGPIPSSLGNLTALESLDLSLNQLSGKIPGDLAQLTFLAYFNVSHNRLYGSIPQGRQFDTFQEDMYRGNSGLCGKPLSKKCEDSESATPQTNFQQDQDSGFQIELDWFVVLPGVVTGLIVGVVGENFWTAKKHDWFIKAFSRRREPRSTRRRRGLRT; encoded by the exons ATGACCGCCCAAACAGACAATGCGGATTCCGATGACAACCACGAAGGCGACCATCTTACTGTTATGGGGCTTGGGTGGTTTTGGAAATCATGGAGAGATGGAGTGATGGACTTAGAG ATGCAGAGAATGAATGTAGCTTCGGTGTGTTTCAAAGGTGATAGGCAGGTTGATTACTTTGAGCTCTCAATGATCGTACCAGAAGTAGGCAGTGTTCAA ACGCAGAAACTTTGCCAGGATGATGAGCGCTCTGCCTTGTTGCAATTCAAAGCTAGTTTCACTATAGACAAGTCTGTTTCCCAAGATCCCTTTGCTTATCCTAAAGTTGCATCCTGGGGTAGGCTAGAAGGAGATCCTCAAAGGAGTAACTGTTGTTCATGGGATGGTGTTGAATGCAACGACGTATCTGGCCATGTTATTGGTCTTGACCTTGCCAGCAGCTATCTTCATGGTTCCATCAACTCCAATAGCAGTCTTTTTCAACTTGTTCAGTTGCAGAGGCTTGACCTCTCTGACAATAACTTTAGCTTCTCTCAAATACCATCCAGATTAGGCAATGATCTTACTAGTCTAACATATCTCAACCTTTCAATGTCTTCATTTTCTGGCCAAATTCCATCAGAAATTTCATATCTATCCAAGCTGTCTGCCCTTGATCTGACTTCTGATTATATGTTGGCACTTGAAAAGGCCAACTTCAGAAGTCTAATTCAAAATTTAACAGACATAAAACAGCTTCATCTTAGTAAGGTCTCTATACTCTCCTCAGTGCCTAATACACTGGTGAATATGTCTTCTCTCACATCTCTCCGTCTTCAAGCATGTAACTTGGAGGGAGAATTCCCAGTAGGCATTTTCCACCTACCAAACTTGCAAGTACTTGATTTGGCCTATAACGATAATCTTACCGGTTATTTTCCTGATTACCTTAACAGGAGCAGTCCCTTGAAGATATTGAATTTGCAGTCAACCAATTTCTCTGGTCATCTACCTGCTTCAATCGGAGACCTAAATGCCTTAAATTTGTTGAACATTTCATCCTGTCACTTTTATCCCCATGTTCCATCTTCACTTTCCAACCTTACCCAGCTCAATTTCCTAGATCTTTCTTCCTTTTATGACTATAGTTATCAACCTGACCTTCCAACAATCCATACTTTCGGTGGCCAAGTTTCAAATTCCTGGTCTTGGGTTGGAAAGCTGACAAATCTCAACCACTTGGTCCTTGTGGATACCAACTTAAGGGGAGATTTGCCATGTTCTTTGGCAAATCTGACTCAACTTTTGGAATTAGACTTGAGCCAGAATCACATAACAGGTGAAATCCCATGTTGTTTGGCTCATCTGACACAACTTTTCAAATTAGACTTGGGCCACAATCAAATAACTGGTCAAATCCCATCTTGCCTTATGCTTTTGACCCAATTAACTTTGTTAGATGTACGATTCAACAATCTCCAAGGAGCAATTCCCAGGTCACTGTTACAGCTTAAAAGTCTTGAATATATTTTCCTCAACTCAAATAACTTGAGTGGATATGTTCAATTCGATGAGTTTTCCAAGCTCAAAAGGTTGAGGGGACTTCGTTTGTCGCTCAACAAGTTATCTGTGCAGATCAAAACTGGATTTACTGCTATTCTTCCAAAGCTTAATTTACTAGAATTGGGTTCATGCAACTTGACAGAGTTTCCGgaatttttgaaattcagtAGTGAACTGATGCATCTAGATCTATCTGACAACAATCTTCATGGCCAAATACCAAAATGGATGTGGAATTCAACTAGTGAAACGTTGAGATACCTCAACCTCTCTCACAACCACTTAACTGGATTTGAAGAAAATTCGATCATGATTCCATGGCATCGGTTAAGCTCTTTACAGCTAGACTCTAACATGTTACGAGGATCACTGCCAATTCCAGGGCTGTCAATGGCAGTCTATTCTGTTTCAAACAATGAATATGAAGGAGAAATTCCAGCAACATTCTGTAATGCGGGGACGCTAACTATTCTTGATTTGTCTAACAACAACCTGAATGGCATGATTCCTCAATGTTTTGAGAATTTCGGAGCTCTTCAGATATTGAAACTGCGGAACAATTCTTTTCACGGAGATATTCCTCAAATATGTTCAAACAGATGTACGGAGTTGGCAGCGATTGACTTGAGTTATAATCAGCTACAAGGGAAGCTACCAAGATCAATTGCTAATTGTCCTCAGTTGATGTTTCTTAATTTGGGAAATAATCAGATCAGTGATACCTTCCCCTCTTGGTTAGGAGTGCTTCAACAGTTAAAAATTCTCATTTTGCGGTCCAATATATTTCATGGCATAATTGGAAAGCCTGCAAGTAGCCATGAGTTCCCTAAGCTGTCCATCATTGATTTATCTAGCAATGATTTTTCAGGTCTGTTGCCCTCCAACTACTTAGAGAACTGGAATGCCATGAAATTTGTTGATGAAAACGAGCAAATATACGTCCAATCCGCTGTCATCTTCGGGATGTATCCAGACACGTTCCACTATGATTACCCGATTACAGTTTTTAGCAAAGGTATTCAATTGAAGTATTTCAAGACCCCTTATCTTCTGAGACTCATAGACCTCTCAAGTAACAAATTTGAAGGAGAGATTCCAGGTATCATTGGGAATCTAACAgggcttcatttgctcaatctTTGCAACAACACTCTCACTGGTCCCATCCCCTCATCTTTGGGGAACTTGACTGCTCTTGAATCATTGGATCTCTCCCTAAATCAGCTCTCAGGAAAGATCCCCGGTGATCTAGCACAACTGACATTCCTTGCATACTTCAATGTATCCCACAATCGTCTCTATGGTTCAATCCCACAAGGTCGACAGTTTGATACATTCCAAGAGGATATGTACCGAGGAAACTCAGGTTTGTGTGGAAAACCTTTGTCAAAGAAATGTGAGGATTCTGAGAGCGCAACACCACAAACAAACTTTCAACAAGACCAAGACTCTGGGTTTCAAATTGAGCTAGATTGGTTTGTGGTGCTGCCAGGAGTTGTTACTGGTCTAATAGTTGGAGTGGTTGGGGAAAACTTTTGGACAGCCAAGAAGCATGATTGGTTTATAAAGGCATTCAGCAGGAGGAGGGAGCCGAGAAGCACAAGGCGGAGGAGGGGACTCAGAACTTAG
- the LOC112184957 gene encoding protein FAR1-RELATED SEQUENCE 5-like: protein MNLGSVSCSAETTEVYTPQVADELKPTKSRQFRTLDELFEFYNKYAFEAGFSVRRSSTAKSKDGSETIRQELCCRKEGHSQKHTALPKKRKGIIRTGCLAKIAAVKRCGIYVITQFTEAHNHPLTTPERVHFLPSHRQVSNATKCLTMELGLVNIPTHKQISLLEVQSGGIENMGCIGKDIYNYERDKREELKGHDGDMLYAHFLAQREKNSFFNFKIEEDNENRIKHCFWADATSRRAYSFFGDVVIFDTTYNTNKYRLIFAPLLGVNHHGQTIMFGCAFLGDESTESFVWLLNTFLEAMPGGSPPKMIITDQDPAMKIAISQVRPNTFHRYCSWHILNKFSEKIGAVKCNEYYDDFRSCVWNSEMTEEFDKKWKEVVEKSGLSDNGWLQSIYDIRASWVPAYCNHIFSAGMSSSQRAESCHSFFKKYVDHKNSLLDFVIRFNRGLVHQRHQELVSTHIDANEEPQMNTPHPMESQLSRIYTRACFQQFQSEFYISFFNYRFQLMREDDNQRLYLVKKRSDQIQKDREIVYDKHTDLASCTCKKFQSEGIPCRHILGYLLKVQEVDYLPDQYILNRWTKAANATVVKDLDGLEITDINALVVKRSKLFHHASLVIDKVLTSPHEAQTMFIEALDNVLDKLKQMQVNSSESASIGKKLPSDVQHRYNEPKIIKAKGSGKRLKKSKEKKERKRSSTRKCHGCGLYGQLHDKRNCPALNMPNDSSVLDKYADKDEDDHDPISTDEDEDPSSFDEDDDN, encoded by the exons ATGAATTTAGGGTCAGTTTCATGTTCTGCTGAGACCACCGAAGTGTACACTCCTCAAGTAGCGGATGAGTTGAAGCCTACAAAAAGCCGTCAATTTAGAACACTAGATGAGCTTTTTGAATTTTACAACAAGTATGCTTTTGAGGCTGGGTTTAGTGTTCGGAGAAGTTCTACTGCCAAGAGTAAAGATGGTTCTGAAACTATAAGACAAGAACTTTGTTGTCGCAAAGAAGGGCATTCACAGAAACATACGGCTCTGCCAAAAAAGCGGAAAGGGATCATAAGAACTGGTTGTCTAGCAAAGATTGCAGCTGTGAAGAGATGTGGCATATATGTAATCACTCAATTTACGGAGGCTCATAACCATCCTTTGACAACTCCAGAGAGAGTTCATTTCTTACCATCTCATCGTCAAGTTTCAAATGCTACCAAATGCTTAACCATGGAACTTGGACTGGTAAATATTCCAACCCACAAACAAATCAGTTTGCTTGAAGTTCAATCGGGAGGAATTGAGAATATGGGTTGCATAGGGAAAGATATATACAATTATGAAAGAGATAAGCGAGAAGAGTTGAAAGGACATGATGGAGATATGTTGTATGCTCATTTTTTAGCACAGCGGGAGAAgaattcatttttcaatttcaagatAGAGGAAGACAATGAAAATAGAATCAAACATTGTTTTTGGGCAGATGCGACCTCTAGGAGGGCTTATAGTTTCTTTGGGGATGTAGTTATCTTTGATACAACCTACAACACTAACAAATATCGGCTGATATTTGCACCACTATTAGGGGTTAACCACCATGGTCAGACCATTATGTTTGGTTGTGCATTCTTAGGTGATGAATCCACAGAGTCGTTTGTTTGGCTACTCAATACTTTCTTAGAAGCAATGCCAGGAGGAAGTCCCCCAAAAATGATAATTACTGATCAAGATCCTGCTATGAAGATTGCCATTTCCCAAGTTCGTCCCAACACATTCCATAGGTATTGCAGTTGGCACATATTAAATAAGTTTTCAGAAAAGATAGGTGCAGTGAAATGTAATGAATATTATGATGACTTCAGAAGTTGTGTGTGGAACTCTGAGATGACAGAAGAATTTGATAAGAAGTGGAAGGAAGTTGTTGAGAAGAGTGGTTTAAGTGACAATGGATGGCTTCAATCAATTTATGACATTCGAGCATCATGGGTGCCTGCATACTGTAATCACATTTTCTCGGCCGGAATGTCAAGTAGCCAACGTGCTGAAAGTTGTCATTCATTTTTCAAGAAGTATGTTGACCACAAAAATTCATTACTAGACTTTGTGATTCGCTTTAATAGAGGACTTGTACATCAACGTCATCAAGAGTTAGTTTCTACCCATATTGATGCAAATGAAGAGCCTCAGATGAATACCCCTCATCCTATGGAATCTCAATTGTCTAGAATTTATACTCGTGCCTGTTTCCAACAATTTCAAAGTGAGTTCTATATTAGCTTTTTCAATTACAGGTTTCAACTTATGAGAGAGGATGACAATCAAAGATTGTATTTGGTCAAGAAAAGAAGTGATCAGATTCAAAAGGATCGGGAAATTGTTTATGACAAGCATACGGACCTTGCTTCATGTACTTGCAAAAAATTTCAAAGTGAAGGAATCCCCTGTAGGCACATCTTGGGATATTTGCTGAAAGTTCAGGAAGTAGATTACTTGCCTGaccaatatattttgaataGATGGACTAAAGCTGCAAATGCTACTGTAGTTAAGGACCTAGATGGGTTGGAAATAACAGATATAAATGCATTGGTGGTGAAGCGTAGTAAATTGTTTCATCATGCTTCACTTGTTATTGATAAAGTCCTTACAAGTCCTCATGAAGCTCAGACCATGTTTATCGAGGCTCTTGACAATGTTCTTGATAAGCTTAAACAAATGCAAGTCAATAGTAGTGAAAGTGCAAGTATCGGTAAGAAGTTGCCAAGTGATGTTCAACATAGGTATAATGAGCCAAAGATTATCAAAGCAAAGGGTTCTGGAAAAAGGCTTAAGAAgtcaaaggagaagaaagagagaaagagaagtagTACAAGGAAATGTCATGGATGTGGTTTGTATGGGCAATTACATGATAAACGAAACTGTCCGGCGCTTAATATGCCTAACGATAG TTCTGTTCTTGACAAATATGCGGACAAGGATGAAGATGATCACGACCCAATATCAACTGATGAAGATGAGGACCCCAGTTCCTtcgatgaagatgatgacaatTAA
- the LOC112184958 gene encoding protein FAR1-RELATED SEQUENCE 5-like — MESEDDQVYIPQVKAELMPILHQEFETIDDVVAFYNRYAKEAGFSIRSHSSATNKDNTQLMRKEYVCYKQGTSKVEGEKRKRGLPKVGCKARIAAVRKKESGRYAISVFVEGHNHPLTSPPRAGGIENIGCTQRDLYNYGRTCREAKKGHDGDLLYMHFQNEKEKDPSFVYTMESDEENRVTRCFWADSISRRAYSFYGDVIIFDTTYNTNRYGMIFAPFTGVNNHGQTIIFACAFLNDETADSFVWLFKELLNEKEKDPSFVYTMESDEENRVTRCFWADSISRRAYSFYGDVIIFDTTYNTNRYGMIFAPFTGVNNHGQTIIFACAFLNDETADSFVWLFKELLTAMLGNAPENAPKMIITDQDPAMTKAISEALPQTFHRYCSWHILNKFSEKLDPIKYRDYYQDFHSCIWNSSSKEEFDSRWIEITKKSGLSDNKWLESIYEIRSSWIPAHVNHVFSAGMSSSQRAESQHSFFKNYVSDQNSLVEFMVQFKRGLLHQRHYELEEDHINIDEKPKTVMSLDIEDYMAKVYTRKLFYEVQEQLKESFKYKLELLRENATHCLLKVMRKNIDTCKSRELTYEKAFDFASCSCRKFESEGLPCRHVLSYLIKIQDVDKLPIQYILKRWTKAARQSLVLDSDGMEVKDNKALLARRTKLFQHAIDAIDKAMVSDEASQLFMECLDAFLENIKTLIGNESGQRVVVLETKIDAI; from the exons ATGGAGTCAGAGGATGATCAAGTTTATATTCCTCAAGTAAAGGCAGAGCTGATGCCTATATTGCACCAAGAGTTTGAAACAATAGATGATGTTGTTGCTTTCTACAATAGATATGCAAAAGAAGCAGGGTTTAGTATCAGAAGTCATTCTAGTGCAACCAACAAAGATAATACCCAACTTATGAGGAAGGAGTACGTCTGTTATAAGCAAGGAACTTCCAAAGTTGAAGGAGAAAAACGTAAGAGAGGATTACCAAAAGTGGGTTGTAAAGCAAGAATTGCAGctgtgagaaagaaggagtcTGGGAGATATGCAATCTCTGTATTTGTCGAGGGTCATAACCACCCATTAACAAGCCCACCTAGA GCAGGTGGCATTGAGAATATTGGTTGTACACAGCGTGATCTGTATAATTATGGAAGAACTTGTCGTGAAGCGAAGAAGGGGCATGATGGAGATCTATTGTACATGCATTTtcaaaatgagaaagaaaaagatcctTCTTTTGTCTATACAATGGAGTCAGATGAGGAAAACAGAGTAACAAGGTGCTTTTGGGCTGACTCAATTTCAAGACGAGCTTACAGCTTttatggagatgtaattatctTTGATACTACATACAACACAAATCGGTATGGAATGATTTTTGCACCATTCACTGGTGTTAATAATCATGGGCAGACAATCATCTTTGCTTGTGCATTCTTAAATGATGAGACAGCCGATTCTTTTGTTTGGTTATTCAAGGAACTTctaaatgagaaagaaaaagatcctTCTTTTGTCTATACAATGGAGTCAGATGAGGAAAACAGAGTAACAAGGTGCTTTTGGGCTGACTCAATTTCAAGACGAGCTTACAGCTTttatggagatgtaattatctTTGATACTACATACAACACAAATCGGTATGGAATGATTTTTGCACCATTCACTGGTGTTAATAATCATGGGCAGACAATCATCTTTGCTTGTGCATTCTTAAATGATGAGACAGCCGATTCTTTTGTTTGGTTATTCAAGGAACTTCTAACTGCTATGCTAGGAAATGCACCAGAAAATGCCCCCAAAATGATTATTACTGACCAAGATCCTGCTATGACTAAAGCCATTTCAGAAGCACTCCCACAAACATTTCATAGATATTGTAGTTGGCACATTCTAAATAAATTTTCTGAAAAGCTAGATCCGATTAAATATCGGGATTACTACCAAGACTTTCATAGCTGCATATGGAATTCAAGTAGTAAAGAGGAGTTTGACTCAAGATGGATTGAAATTACTAAGAAGAGTGGGTTGAGTGATAACAAGTGGTTGGAGTCAATATATGAAATTCGTTCGTCATGGATACCAGCACATGTAAATCATGTTTTCTCAGCAGGAATGTCAAGTAGTCAAAGAGCTGAGAGTCAACATTCTTTCTTCAAAAATTATGTTTCTGATCAGAATTCGTTGGTGGAATTTATGGTTCAGTTTAAGAGGGGACTTCTTCACCAACGCCATTATGAGTTAGAGGAGGATCATATTAATATTGATGAGAAGCCAAAAACTGTCATGTCCCTTGACATAGAAGATTATATGGCTAAGGTTTATACACGTAAGCTATTTTATGAAGTTCAAGAACAATTGAAAGAGAGCTTCAAATATAAACTAGAACTTCTAAGAGAAAATGCCACTCATTGCTTGCTTAAGGTTATGCGAAAGAACATTGATACTTGTAAATCTCGTGAACTGACTTATGAAAAAGCTTTTGATTTTGCATCATGCAGTTGTAGAAAGTTTGAGAGTGAAGGCCTTCCATGTCGGCATGTTTTGTCATATTTGATTAAAATCCAAGATGTTGATAAATTGCCTATTCAGTACATCTTGAAGAGATGGACTAAAGCTGCAAGACAAAGTCTTGTGTTAGATTCTGATGGAATGGAGGTAAAAGATAACAAAGCTTTACTTGCAAGGAGGACTAAACTATTCCAGCATGCTATAGATGCAATTGATAAGGCAATGGTGAGTGATGAGGCTAGTCAGCTCTTTATGGAATGCTTGGATGCGTTCTTGGAGAATATTAAAACATTGATTGGTAATGAAAGTGGACAACGTGTAGTAGTTTTGGAGACCAAGATTGATGCTATTTAG